The genomic segment ttttctctctttctttctgtctctgtctctctctcttctctctctttctttctctctctttctctctttctttctctttctctcttctttctctctctcgtctctctctctttctctcttttctctctctcttttctctctctctttctctctttctttctctttctctctctctctctctctttctctctctcttctctctctttctttctctcttctctctctctctctttctttctctctctctctctttctctctttctctttcttcttcaactatatatttatattctttctctctttctctttctctctctctctctctttctctctctttctctctctctctctctctctctctctttctctctctctctctctctctctctttcttctctgtctctctctttctctctgctctttctctctctctctctccctctctcctttctctctctctctctctctctctctctctctctttctctctcacctctctttcttctcggtctctctttctttctctctctttctttctctctctgtctctttctttctctctttctttctttctctcttttctctctctctctctcttctttctctttctctctctctttctctctctcctctctctctttctctctcctctttctctctttctctctttctctcttctctctctctttctctctctctctctctctctctctttctctctctctctctttctctctctctctctctctctctctcttctctctctctctttctctctctttctctctctctttctctctctctttctctctctctctttctctctctctttctctctttctctctctctctctctctctctctctctctctctctttctctctctctcctctctctctctctttctctctctctctctcttctctctctcctctctctttctctttctctctctttctctctctctctctctctctctctttctctctctctttctctctttctttctctctctttctctctctctttcttctttctcttctctttctctctttctttctctctctttctctctctctctctctttctctctctctctctctctttctctctctctctctctctctttctctctctctttctctcttctttctttctctcttctctctctctctctttcttctctctctctctttctctctctttctctctctctctctctctctctttctctctctctctctctctctctttctctctctctttctctttctctctctctctctctctctctctctttctctctctctctctctctttctctctctctttctttctctctcttcatctctctctctctttctctctctctctttatctctcctttctctttctctttctctctctctctatctctctcgctttatctctctctttatctctctttctctctctctttctctctctctttttttctctctttctctctctctctttctttctctctcttcatctctctctatctctctttctctttctctttctctctctctatctctcctttctctttctctctctctctctttctctctcttctctctttctctctctctctctctctctttctttctctctctctctctctctttctctctctctttctttctctctctttctctctctatctctctctctttatctctctctttctctctctctctttatctctctctctctctctctctctctctctttctctctttctctcttctctttctctctctctcttctctctctctctctctctctctctctctctttctctctctctctctctctctctttctctctctttctctttctctctctttctctctttctctctttctctctctctctctccatctctctctctttatctctctctttctctctctctctttatctctctttctctctctttccctcttcatctctcattctctctctctttatctctctttctctctctctctctctctctctcttctctctctctttctctctctctctctctctctctttctttttctctctctctctctctctctctctctctgtctctctttctctctcttttctctttctctctctttctctctctctctctttctctctctctttctcctctctcctctctatatatatcgtatatcttatattatataacatataatatatatatacatataaacaaatatatatataataaaacttatatatataaaaatatataacatattatataatatatatacatatatatatatatagtatatatatatacatataatataacAATACAATATACTAacatataacaacatatatataacatatatatacacatatacaaaatatatgtaagcaaacatatatatatatataacaacataacatagtagcttatatatatatataacttatatataacaacatatataacatatataacatataatatataacatataatatatatatataacaacataacatatatatatatataaacttatatatatatatatatatataacactatatatatatatataacaacatatatataATAACTTATAGCATAGCATATATTATCATCATATATATACTACAACATATGCAaatatatataacaatatatatatataatatacacacataacaaacatatatatacatatatataaacacttgtaacatatatatatatatatatatgtatatatatagtaacatataaacatatatatatataacatcatTTATAACTCACATAACAAcataatatataacatatataatatatacaatattaaatatatatacatacatatatcaaCATATATataagcatatatatatataacatatatctatatatatctctctctttctctctctcttctttctctctctcttctctctctctctctctctctctctctctctctctttcttctctttctctctctctctttctctctctttctctctcttctctctctctctctttctctctcctctctctctttctctctctttctttctctctttctctttctctctctttctcttctctctctctctctctctctttctctctctctctctttctctctctctctctctctcttctctctctttctctctctctcttcttctttctgtctctctcttctccctctcttcgtatatctttttctctctctctttctctcttttctctctctctctctctttcttctctctctctctctctctctctcttctctctttctctctctctctctttcttctctctttctctttctctctctctctctctctctctctctctctcttctctcttctctctttctttctctctctctctttctttctctctctttctctctctcttctctctctctttctctttctctctctcttctctctctctctctctctctctctctctctctctttctctttctctctttctctctctctctatatatatatatataaaatatatacaatatataatataatatatatcaacatatatatatatacacataacatatatatatataaacatatatatattatatactaatatatacatatataatatataacaatataatatataacgcaacatatatatatatctatcgaTACATTATTacgtgtatatattatatatataacatatatatataaatatataaacatatatatataataacaatatactatatacatatatatatatatattataatatgaacaaaaaatatatatacataatatatatatatatatatatatttatatataacaacataatatatatatatatataaatatatatatatatctatatatataaatatatatatatatataacatatataaacatatatgttaatatatatatataacatatataacataatatatatatatataatatatatatataatcaacatatatatacatatacatatatacataaatatatataatatatatatatataaaacatattaacaacatatatatatatatacatatatctttctctctctctctttctctctctctctctctctctctctttctttctctctctttctctctctctctctctctctctctctctctttctctctctctttctttctctctctttctctctttctctttctctctctctctctctctctctctctctctctctctctttctctctctctctttctctttctttctctctttctttctctctctctctctctctctctctctttctctctctctctttctctctctttctctctttctttctctttctctttctctctctctctctctctctctctctttctcttctctctgtctctctcttctctttctctctgtctctctttctctgtctctctgtctctctctttctttctctttctctctctttctctctctttctcttttctctctctttctctctttctttctctctcttttttctctttctctcttttttctctttctctctctttttctctttctctttctctttctctctctctctctctctctctctctctctcaggtccacaCCTACGTAAACACTCCTGGTATACAGGATGACCGGCGCACTCGCCCCAGCAGCCACACCCCCTTGGAACTGCGGCTGTCCAATCCGGAGACGACCTCCTCGCTAGCCACCGCCCCTCCGTCTCCCACGGAGACAGACATGGATACGGTGCCTCAGGTGCTGCTGGAGCCAGAAGGGGTTAAATTCATCCTGGGTCCCACCCCGGCTCAGAGGAGGCAGAAGCAGACCTCTGGGGATGAGGACGGGGAGGCTGGGTCCAGAGAGATGGCGCTTGGGGTGTCTGGGTCTAACGGTGAGCCCAGCTTGACAGCTCCCTCTGGGGGTCTGAACGGGAGTGGGAACGGCTGTGTGGTGGGCGCCACCCTGGGTCTCCAGGCAGGAGACTGTGATACGGGCTATGACAGTGATGAACGCAAAGAcggcccccctccccctcttcctcctaacCCAAACCCTCCACCTCACCCAGGGCCCAAACCCAGCACCATCTCCAGCTATGAGCACCACAACGGCAACACCACCCATCCTTATGTCTCCACCCCTGTTCCAGCCCCCAACCCCGGCGTAACCGCCCCGCCATCCCCCTCCCTGACTCCTCCCACAATGCCAACAACTCCGCCCAGCGGCGCACGGCGCTCCTTAACTACGAGAACCTCCCGGCGCTGCCGCGGTGTGGGAGACCGCCAGGCGCTTCTCCGAGGGGAgacgaggaggatgaagaggaggtatATCACGGATATGAACCAAAGACGCCCTCCCTTAAcggctaccaccaccaccatcatcatcaccttcaTCACCACGGTCTGGGTCTGGACCCCATGCACAACTACGTCAACACAGAGAATGTAAATGTCTCGCTCAGCGCCAAACTGGACTCTGCGCGGATCCTTCCGCGGGGCGGGACTCTAGCGGCGTCTGTTTGACTCCCACTGTCTTTAACTTTGACTTCCGGTCGGGGCGATTGGCGGGTGGACCGTGTGGTTTGGGGTTGGATCCCCTGAGGCAGCTGAACTACATTGAGTTGGAGATGGAGAAGGGTTCAGACTCCAGTGGGCCACAGACACCCAAGACCCCCACCACTCCCTGTGGAGTCGGCCTGGGCAgtctcttcctccccccctcAACCCCCACACGGCGGACCGAACTGTATGCCATGATCGACATTGAGCGCACGGCGGCCATGTCGAGTCTTCAGAAAGCACTGCCCCGTGACGATGGTACCTCTAGGAAAACCAGACACAACAGTACTGACCTTCCTATGTGAACTTCTCCACGCCCTACCATACCTAGCCTACCAAGCACTGTCTGgatctcaaatggaaccctattccctatatagtccactacttttgaccaggactattcataaagtgtctcagagtaggagtgctaatCTAAGATCAGTTTGACCTTTTTAGACAATAAGGAATCAGATGACCTGGACGGGGGGGGgatctgatcctaaatcagccctTCTACTCTGAGATGCTGAGTGCATAACgacccagggcccatagggttctggtcaaaatgaGTGCATAACGACCCAGGGCCCAGAGGGTTCTGGTCAGAATGAGTGCATAACGACCCAGGGCCCagagggttctggtcaaaatgaGTGCATAACGACCCAGGGCCCAGAGGGTTCTGGTCAGAATGAGTGCATAACGACCCAGGGCCCAGAGGGTTCTGGTCAGAATGAGTGCATAACgacccagggcccatagggttctggtcagaaTGAGTGCATAACGACCCAGGGCCCagagggttctggtcaaaatgaGTGCATAACGACCCAGGGCACAGAGGGTTCTGGTCAGAATGAGTGCATAACGACCCAGGGCCCAGAGGGTTCTGGTCAGAAtgagtgcactacgtagggaatagtgttccatttgggacgcaaccactGTGGTCGTCTTCAGTTTCACCTTCAATCTGACCCTTGTTGATGTTGTCATACTTTGTTATACCTCCAAACTgaatgaaaaaaacaacaacatttgaaGCCAGAAGGGCTGTAGATTTGTTGCAATACATTtcaaaaactgattttaaaatgTCTTATTACTTCACAAGGAGTTACACTGTGTACTGAAAGTAGCCTGGGCCCACATCTGTTTGTGCAGTCTTTGTCATGACAAGGAGTGGCATGATGGCACAagcagactggtacccaggctatactGAAAGCTTACCTGAAAGGGGAGCGACGGTAGACCAGGTACACACCAATATAACACTATTTTATTCCTGAGGTCATTTGATACCTAATTAAAGAAGGAGTGAAACACCTTGacttctagcctggtcccagatcagtctGTGCTCTTGTCTACTCCTTTGCTGTCATTGTCAGGCCAAACAATGAGTGACAGGGCGTTGGCATGAcgccacaaacagactggtacccaggctacctTTTATTCCAAGTGCCTGTGTAAGTTTAGCTTGCGGTGATGTGCCAAACAGCGACAATCTCTCTTGGTACGAATCCTTTATAGTGCTGATCATAAACTGAAATGGTGTTAAAGTCAACATTCATGTCGGTATTTGAAGCtaccagggttgggctcaattccatttcaatcccagtcaattcaggaagtacactgaaattccaattctagtcaatgcttttcaatgaggaaaatgtggaatttggtttactttctgaattgacggAATGGAATTGACCCTAAGCCTGGAGTCTTCAGCCGTGTCTCGGGGTCGACGTCTTGGTACCACAGTCACTTTAGCCACTACTAAGTACAGACAGATGGTGTGTATCTATAAATGACAAATGATGATGGCCACAATGAAGCTGTAATAATGTGTTTGTTCGTGCTGGCTGTACTGAAAGTACCCAAATCATACCGTTGGTATTCTTGTGTGACATCATCATGTTCCAGGTTCCTTCCATCAGGGTTGGGGTCCAATTTACTTTACTATTCAGTCAATTCACAAAgtcaattggaatttcagttttgCTTCCTGGATTGACAGAACTGAGAGGGAATTGACCACCACCCTGCAAACAATAGTCAATTTGTACAGGGCTCCCTGgtggtggttgtagaatgtcttaGTTCAGTCTGAATTTTCCTTCCAAACGTTGTTGTGAACGAGGAAAACAGAAAAGCACAGTGTTTACCACACGATGCTGTCCGTCAGCCATGTTTGATAGGAGGACTGTGGGATCCAACGGTTCATCTTCTGTTACCTGTTCTCtcattgtatcatattgtacaaatCATTATTATTGTGTTCTAACTTGCATTATATTTTTTTCTACCTACATTTTAAAAGAGTTCATAAACTATAGGAATTGTACAAAAAGTAGTTTAATAGATATTGTTTATTAAAGAAAGGAACTGTTAGtggaaaaaatgtattatttgccAAACTCCTTTTTTCAATTCTAGAATGTAAGGATTTTCCCAGAGTTCTAGAATGTGATGATTTTCCCAGAGTTCTAGAATGTGATGATTTTCCCGGAGTTCTAGAATATGATGATTTTCCCAGAGTTCTAGAATgggttccattggttccatttacGATGTAAACATTCCTTATTTCCTCTGTTTTGGTCTCAGACCACCAGACACTATAAAGAACTATGCAGTGAGTGAAACAATTCATTactcactgggcacagacgtcaattcaacatctattccacgttggttgaaCGTCAttttgttgattcaaccagtgagaGCCCATTGGGTCTTCTGTTTAAAACATAATGACTTCATATTGTATGGACTTTACATTGGTGGGGGGGAAACATAATGACTTCATATTGTATGGACTTTACATTGGTGGGGGGGGAAACATAATGACTTCATATTGTATGGACTTTACATTGGTGGGGGGGGAAACATAATGACTTCATATTGTATGGACTTTACATTGGTGGGGGGGGAAACATAATGACTTCATATTGTATGGACTTTACATTGGTGGGGGGGAAACATAATGACTTCATATTGTATGGACTTTACATTGGTGGGGGGGAAACATAATGACTTCATATTGTATGGACTTTACATTGGTGGGGGGGGGGCGATTTTGATATTTGCATTTTTCTGTTCTGGAAATATGTGTTTACCAGAATGTTAGTATATTTTGACCAGAGGAAAAACCATACTGTGTATTTAGATGTCTTCAACATTGTTCATACATATTCCATCACTGCCAACAACCCCCTATGTTTTGTAGCATggcaaaataataataaaaaaaatggaacTAAGTGTTGTCTCTGCTGGTTTGTTTTTCTATTTGTGTCATAATTATCATTGATGGCTTATTGCTTCGGTTTATCTTGTATTTTAGCCCTCACACACTGTACTGAAGTAAGGAGAGGGACACCTGGTGGTAATGGAAGGGACATGCAGTGCAACTGTCTACCTAGTGACGCAATAAGTGTGTGGCAATCATTTATATGGACAGACTTAATTCTGAGTAATAAAGTGCAATGAGGAAGAATTGTCTGAAACAAAATGCTTTAGGGAGAGCCCCGCAGGACTGGCTGGTCTTACCGTACATAAGGAGGACATTGTTAAGAGGTAGTCTTAGCTCGTCTCTAATCCCTGCAGGAGAGAACTCTTCACTGGACCAGGATAAGGTGAGGAGAGAACTCTTCATTGGACCAGGATAAGGTGCAGGAGAGAACTCTTCATTGGACCAGGATAAGGTGAGGAGAGAACTCTTCATTGGACCAGGATAAGGTGAGGAGAGAACTCTTCATTGGACCAGGATAAGGTGCAGGAGAGAACTCTTCATTGGACCAGGATAAGGTGCAGGAGAGAACTCTTCATTGGACCAGGATAAGGTGAGGAGAGAACTCTTCATTGGACCAGGATAAGGTGAGGAGAGAACTCTTCATTGGACCAGGATAAGGTGCAGGAGAGAACTCTTCATTGGACCAGGATAAGGTGAGGAGAGAACTCTTCATTGGACCAGGATAAGGTGCAGGAGAGAACTCTTCATTGGACCAGGATAAGGTGAGAGATGATTCCCAGTCAGGTTGCACATATCTGATATCTGCATTAGAACGTTTTATAGACATGCATAGATGTGTGTTCATTTTGAGGGGTTCAGTTTTAGTTATGTTTTCTATAGTTATATCTTACTAATACCACATATGTTAGTATTGATATATCATTGGTATAACGGGAAGCTTGAATCATGTTCAATGTTCAAATCAATTGATTTATTGTAATCCATTTGAAGTTTTCAAAATGAATTAATCATATTTACACAGCATCTGTGAATCAATCCATTGTGGTTGGGTGATATGAGTAATTGCCCTTTGAACTCCAGGAAAAAGTTTTCACACAAGGTGAGACTTAACTAAGTTATAAGGAAACTGGTAGCAAGTTTACAGGAACAATAAGAAACAGTTGTTGGCCCAGATTATATTATAGGCTAGCAAATGGTTAAGTGACCTCTATTGTTGCTATCTTGCATGactttatacagtgagggaaaaaagtatttgatcccctgctcattaaaatgcaaatcaatttataacatttttgacatgcgtttttctggatatttttgttgttattctgtctctcactgttcaaataaacccaccattaaaattatagactgatcatttctttgtccgtgggcaaacgtacaaaatcagcagaggatcaaatactttttttcccctcactgtagaacAATTATCTTATGCGTCCAATTTCCTGGTATGGGTTTTCAGCTCTACATTTATGCAGCACCTGTCTGAAAAATCTGTGCAGTTGACTCACAGAACTTCTGTCAAGAGATATAGCACCAGAACAACTGCAGAACTTGATGTTGTGTCCTACACAGACCAGAGGAACAGGGACGAGGCCATGGCAGAGCAGGGGGAAGcccaggggacaggagaggaaccACGACCACCCAACACGCCATCCCTGGACCACCGGGGGACAGGGGGGACGTTCCGGGAGGGTCAAgatgtggagaagggagaagtcATAACCAGATCCACGAGGGAGAAGAACGGTCGCTTCACCAACCCCTGGCCCACATGGCACTACCCCTCCTCTGCCTCCCTGCTCCGGTTCTACCTACTAGATAAGGACCACAGTAACGTACCCCGCTCCAAAGTGGTACGAATCCCATCTTTAACATACTGGCTTTTTGCCTTGTTGTTGCTTGTTCATTCTACATCCTATTAGTAATTTGCATAGAAATGTATCCTAGTAGATGATGCATGACAACCCCATGAAATGATATTTATTTAGACATCAGATGAATTTCAACCTCAGACAAGGAGTTGAAGTGCTTTCATCAAAGGTGTGCTGAATCCTTTTCAGCCAGGTATTTGTTGTTACTTACCAAGCGTTTGTGTGTCCCTGTGTTGAGGAGTTGGACTGTGAACTTCCCCTGTTGGATCCTTACTTCATCCAGAGCCCCGAGGTTTgatttcatgttgttgtttcttGTTGATCTCTTTTAGTCTTCAATACTGTTCCCAGGGGTCCATGAAAACAATAGAACAATTTAACAATAATATAACCtacacatataaaatatattttgatatgtttaacacttttttttggttactacatgactccatatgtgttatttcatagtgttgatgtcttgtagaaaatagtaaatatataaCATAACACCACAGGTGTCAGGAGCCGTGGGGTCTGGTCTCAGGGTGACCTGGCTGGGCCACGCTTCAGTCCTGGTAGAGATGGACGGCCTGGTCATCCTCACTGACCCCATCTTCAGCCAGAGGGCATCTCCCTTCCAGTTCATGGGGCCCAAGAGGTTCAGGGGCCCGCCGTGTACAGTAGATCAACTACCCAAGGTGAGGTGCCTCCAAACacttgagggtgtgtgtgtgtgtgtgtgtgtgtctctcaaggGTTAAAAAAAGATGAAAACACATTTCCGTGGACCTTTCCAGTTGATAAATAAAGTGTTCTTCTTCCAGGTGGATGCTGTGCTCATCagccacacacactac from the Salmo salar chromosome ssa17, Ssal_v3.1, whole genome shotgun sequence genome contains:
- the LOC106592131 gene encoding N-acyl-phosphatidylethanolamine-hydrolyzing phospholipase D isoform X5, whose protein sequence is MQHLSEKSVQLTHRTSVKRYSTRTTAELDVVSYTDQRNRDEAMAEQGEAQGTGEEPRPPNTPSLDHRGTGGTFREGQDVEKGEVITRSTREKNGRFTNPWPTWHYPSSASLLRFYLLDKDHSNVPRSKVELDCELPLLDPYFIQSPEVSGAVGSGLRVTWLGHASVLVEMDGLVILTDPIFSQRASPFQFMGPKRFRGPPCTVDQLPKVDAVLISHTHYDHLDVGSVSSLNKRFGAELRWFVPLGLQGWMQSCGCKNVIELDWWEESCVPVPSPVAVPSPVAVPSPVPSPVAVPSPVAVPSGVSQDTVMFVFTPAQHWCKRTPTDDNRVLWGSWSVLGPCNRFFFAGDTGYCSSFQEIGRRFGPFDLAAIPIEM
- the LOC106592131 gene encoding N-acyl-phosphatidylethanolamine-hydrolyzing phospholipase D isoform X4, whose amino-acid sequence is MQHLSEKSVQLTHRTSVKRYSTRTTAELDVVSYTDQRNRDEAMAEQGEAQGTGEEPRPPNTPSLDHRGTGGTFREGQDVEKGEVITRSTREKNGRFTNPWPTWHYPSSASLLRFYLLDKDHSNVPRSKVELDCELPLLDPYFIQSPEVSGAVGSGLRVTWLGHASVLVEMDGLVILTDPIFSQRASPFQFMGPKRFRGPPCTVDQLPKVDAVLISHTHYDHLDVGSVSSLNKRFGAELRWFVPLGLQGWMQSCGCKNVIELDWWEESCVPVPSPVAVPSPVAVPSPVPSPVAVPSPVAVPSGVSQDTVMFVFTPAQHWCKRTPTDDNRDVMKSLHVDPEEAVEIHKDVKAKHSLAIHWGTFALAHEYYLEPPVRLRETMEKNGLNVEHFFVLNHGESRVLGGEREGGAFE